From Primulina huaijiensis isolate GDHJ02 unplaced genomic scaffold, ASM1229523v2 scaffold23545_ERROPOS1600000+, whole genome shotgun sequence, the proteins below share one genomic window:
- the LOC140967063 gene encoding NDR1/HIN1-like protein 1, giving the protein MTDKVHPATRPNAAAAPPPPTNKQLHNPKRHSNRPPPSSKHLRKDVRRYLCVACFWFTLLLLAIIILAAAAFYVLYQPHYPLFSVTSLKISSFNLTTTPSAYLTTKLNLTLSAKNPNKKIAFLYGPMSVTAQYDSVKLSNGSFAKFTNSPDSTFIIHTTMGMNSQVLETESANTLRSDLKKRNRGLPMSIVVDTMVGIKIETSKTKKIGIRVKCVGIRGVVPKVNSTVANVSKAKCMVGLRIKIFE; this is encoded by the coding sequence ATGACCGACAAAGTTCACCCAGCTACCAGGCCAAATGCCGCCGCCGCGCCACCACCCCCAACTAATAAGCAGCTCCACAACCCAAAACGCCACTCCAACCGGCCTCCTCCCTCGTCAAAGCACCTCCGCAAGGACGTACGCCGCTACTTGTGCGTCGCTTGCTTCTGGTTCACCCTCCTCCTCCTGGCCATCATCATCCTTGCCGCCGCAGCCTTCTACGTACTCTACCAACCCCACTATCCTTTATTCTCCGTCACCTCCCTCAAAATCTCCTCCTTCAACCTCACCACCACTCCCTCCGCCTACCTCACCACGAAGCTCAACCTCACCCTGTCCGCCAAAAATCCCAATAAAAAGATCGCATTTCTCTACGGCCCCATGTCCGTCACAGCACAGTATGACTCAGTAAAATTATCAAACGGGTCTTTCGCAAAGTTCACCAATTCGCCCGACTCCACGTTCATAATTCACACCACAATGGGTATGAACTCTCAGGTTCTGGAAACAGAATCCGCCAACACATTGAGGTCGGATCTTAAGAAGAGAAACCGCGGGTTACCCATGAGCATTGTGGTGGATACGATGGTGGGGATAAAGATTGAGACGTCGAAGACGAAGAAGATCGGAATCAGAGTGAAGTGTGTAGGCATTCGGGGAGTGGTTCCCAAGGTAAATTCAACAGTTGCCAACGTCTCCAAAGCAAAGTGTATGGTTGGTCTTAGAATCAAGATCTTCGAATGA